CCGAGAATCTTCTACGGCGTCAAATGGAATCTCTGGAATTGAGTGCCGTACCGGCATCTGCGGGTGCCGCTCCGCTGGCTCCGGCCGGTGTGCGCCGCGTTGACCCCGGTGCACCGTTCCTCTACCTTTATCCGGCTGCGGAGCGTCCATGATCCGGAGCATGACAGGGTTCGGCGAGGCCGAGCTGGACACGCCGGCGGGACGCCTGCGCGCCGAGGCGCGCACCGTGAACCACCGCTACTTCAGTCTCAACCTCCGCGTCGGGCGCGCGGTCGATCGCTTCGAGCCGCAGATCCGCGACTGGCTGCGCGCGCTGCTGCCGCGAGGTCATGTCAATTTCTCGCTCCGGCTGGAAACGGCGGACGGGGCCGGCGATGAGATCGCGCTCCGCGTGAATGAGGCGCGCGCCCGGCAGTACCTGCGGTTGCTGCGGTCGTTGAAGGAGGAGCTGGGGCTCCCCGGCGAGGTGGACCTGACGCTGTTGAGCCGGTTTACCGACCTGGTCGTCGATGAGACGGAGGTCGAGGAACGGGTGCCGGACAGCGCCAGCGTGCAGGCCGTGACGGAAGCAGCCGCGCGTGCAGTGATCGCCATGCGCGAGGACGAGGGGCTGCGCCTCCGGGTGGACCTGGAGGAGCGGCTGAGTGCGATTGCGGCCACGATGAACCATATCGAGGCGCTCGCGCCGAAACGCCTGGTGGCCGAGCGCGATCGCATGCGACGCGTCGTCGCCGAGCTGCTGGAAGGTGTGCCGCTCGACGAGGACCGGATTGCACGCGAGATCGCCTACATCGCCGAGCGGTGGGATGTGAGCGAGGAGATGGTTCGCCTGCGATCGCACATCGAGCTGTTCCGCGAGACGCTCGCCGATGAGGGCGCGGAGCCGGTCGGGAAGCGGCTGAGCTTCCTGACGCAGGAGATGAATCGCGAGACGAACACGATCGGCTCCAAGGCGAACGACGCGGCGATCGAGCACCAGGTGATCGCCATCAAGGATGAGATCGAACGCCTGCGCGAGCAGATCGAGAACGTCGAGTGATGTCGCAGTACAGGCCGTTCCCGCTCGTGATCGCAGCACCCAGCGGCGCCGGAAAGACATCGCTGGCGCGCGCGCT
This region of Longimicrobiales bacterium genomic DNA includes:
- a CDS encoding YicC/YloC family endoribonuclease translates to MIRSMTGFGEAELDTPAGRLRAEARTVNHRYFSLNLRVGRAVDRFEPQIRDWLRALLPRGHVNFSLRLETADGAGDEIALRVNEARARQYLRLLRSLKEELGLPGEVDLTLLSRFTDLVVDETEVEERVPDSASVQAVTEAAARAVIAMREDEGLRLRVDLEERLSAIAATMNHIEALAPKRLVAERDRMRRVVAELLEGVPLDEDRIAREIAYIAERWDVSEEMVRLRSHIELFRETLADEGAEPVGKRLSFLTQEMNRETNTIGSKANDAAIEHQVIAIKDEIERLREQIENVE